A single region of the Paraburkholderia megapolitana genome encodes:
- a CDS encoding MFS transporter yields MHDAADPQGLRPSSTKSVQQYIDERPMWPDGTHLPTVPMTGMQWRIWALAAAGKFFEGFVVFMTGVALPLISREFGIGAAQNGLISAASLMGILVGAVGLGGMSDYFGRKRMFIVEMIIFVAFLVLLVFCTNFVSLVICLFGLGVALGCDYPTAHMIISESIPSSARGKLVLAAFGFQALGALGGTAVGFLVLSTIPNLDAWRWMYGTAIIPALAVTIGRFFITESPSWLHIRGAVDRAEAATRRLLVRAPQYPTSIALSREVELAAAGHGGKGSFLALFAKRNRRATILASVPWFLQDLGTYGIGIFTPTILAAAFGSKPDHVRSITDLILNDILAAKGAALITMLLIVGIVFAVILADKVGRIWLQVVGFIGCAAGLLVASFSDGFEGSTKTVVIFAGFMLFNFMTNLGPNAQTYLLAGEVFPTAIRGTGAGFAAAVGKIGAVATAFLFPILLTGIGTAPLLYILVGTSILGAVVTWLYRIETNGVSLDEIGR; encoded by the coding sequence ATGCATGACGCGGCAGATCCCCAAGGCTTGCGGCCCAGCAGTACGAAGTCGGTCCAGCAGTACATCGACGAACGCCCGATGTGGCCCGACGGAACGCATCTCCCGACGGTACCGATGACCGGCATGCAGTGGCGCATCTGGGCACTCGCGGCCGCCGGCAAATTCTTCGAAGGCTTCGTGGTGTTCATGACGGGCGTCGCGCTCCCGCTGATCTCGCGCGAGTTCGGCATCGGTGCCGCGCAGAACGGCCTGATCAGCGCGGCCAGCTTGATGGGGATTCTGGTCGGTGCGGTTGGTCTCGGTGGCATGTCCGATTACTTCGGGCGCAAGCGGATGTTCATCGTCGAGATGATCATCTTCGTCGCGTTTCTCGTGCTGCTGGTGTTCTGCACGAATTTCGTTTCGCTGGTGATCTGTCTGTTTGGTCTCGGCGTCGCGCTCGGCTGCGACTATCCGACCGCGCACATGATCATCTCCGAAAGTATTCCCAGCAGCGCGCGCGGCAAGCTCGTGCTGGCTGCGTTCGGTTTCCAGGCGTTAGGCGCGCTGGGTGGCACGGCGGTGGGCTTCCTCGTCCTGTCGACGATTCCGAATCTCGATGCGTGGCGCTGGATGTACGGCACGGCGATCATCCCGGCTCTCGCCGTGACCATTGGTCGCTTCTTCATCACAGAGAGCCCGAGCTGGCTGCATATTCGTGGCGCCGTCGACCGCGCCGAAGCCGCCACACGTCGTCTGCTCGTACGCGCGCCGCAGTATCCGACGAGCATCGCGTTATCGCGTGAAGTCGAACTGGCCGCTGCCGGCCACGGCGGCAAGGGGAGCTTTCTCGCGTTGTTCGCAAAGCGCAACCGGCGCGCGACGATCCTTGCTTCGGTGCCGTGGTTTTTGCAGGATCTCGGTACGTATGGCATCGGCATCTTTACACCGACCATTCTTGCCGCGGCATTCGGTAGCAAGCCCGACCATGTGCGCAGCATCACCGATCTGATTCTCAACGACATCCTCGCCGCAAAAGGGGCTGCGCTCATCACCATGCTGCTGATCGTCGGCATTGTGTTCGCGGTGATTCTCGCGGACAAGGTTGGGCGGATCTGGCTGCAGGTGGTCGGTTTTATCGGTTGCGCAGCGGGTTTGCTCGTTGCTTCGTTTTCCGATGGCTTTGAAGGATCGACCAAGACGGTGGTGATCTTCGCGGGCTTCATGTTGTTCAACTTCATGACCAACCTGGGCCCTAACGCGCAGACCTATCTGCTGGCCGGTGAAGTGTTTCCGACCGCGATTCGCGGTACGGGGGCGGGGTTTGCGGCGGCGGTCGGCAAGATCGGCGCGGTCGCGACTGCGTTCCTGTTTCCGATTCTGCTGACGGGCATCGGTACGGCGCCGCTGCTCTACATCCTCGTGGGCACGTCGATTCTCGGCGCGGTGGTCACGTGGCTATACCGCATCGAAACGAACGGGGTGAGTCTTGACGAGATCGGGCGCTAG
- a CDS encoding lytic transglycosylase domain-containing protein yields the protein MHGINALNGMAGARLRLASVLKAAFVTIVFLLAGFSPATNAQSIPAPLVASDSAADAAATPIAPELDDIVSALCAQFRVTRADSIKIAHAVLTEANRYGMSPVLLLAVMAVESGFNRHAVSVAGARGLMQILPAAHPQLLARAGDLSDPATNVHLGSAILRGYLDDADGDLGAALHRYSGGGRGYARRVDQRMQQFNAHFQSVANANPNANPAAATKPFLYTAWHPDDSAGQ from the coding sequence ATGCATGGAATCAACGCACTGAACGGAATGGCCGGCGCGCGCTTGCGCCTGGCATCGGTTCTCAAGGCTGCATTCGTGACGATCGTTTTTTTGCTGGCCGGTTTCTCGCCAGCTACCAACGCACAGTCGATCCCGGCTCCGCTGGTTGCAAGCGATAGCGCGGCCGATGCCGCAGCGACACCGATTGCCCCCGAACTGGACGATATCGTCAGCGCGCTTTGTGCACAGTTTCGCGTGACGCGAGCCGATTCGATCAAGATCGCTCATGCCGTGCTCACCGAAGCGAACCGCTACGGCATGTCACCTGTTTTACTGCTGGCCGTGATGGCGGTCGAATCGGGTTTCAACCGTCACGCAGTGAGTGTGGCCGGGGCGAGGGGGCTCATGCAGATACTGCCGGCCGCGCATCCGCAACTGCTTGCGCGCGCCGGCGATCTGTCCGATCCCGCGACCAATGTGCACCTTGGGTCGGCGATACTGCGCGGCTATCTCGACGACGCCGACGGCGATCTCGGCGCCGCGCTACATCGATATAGCGGCGGCGGACGAGGATATGCGCGCCGTGTGGACCAGCGGATGCAGCAGTTCAACGCGCACTTTCAAAGCGTGGCCAACGCAAACCCCAACGCCAACCCCGCCGCAGCGACCAAACCCTTCCTCTATACCGCCTGGCACCCGGACGATTCCGCAGGCCAGTAA
- the hpxZ gene encoding oxalurate catabolism protein HpxZ: MDVNRPEIVAEVAAAFADYERALVAHEVDTMNALFWHTPQTVRYGIAEVQHGGEAIRAWRADCEPVPVSRRLHRTVVTTFGSDYATVSTEFTSDATPLLGRQMQTWARLGAPQETGAGWKIVAAHVSLIAAPE; the protein is encoded by the coding sequence ATGGATGTGAACCGCCCCGAAATCGTCGCCGAAGTGGCGGCGGCATTTGCCGACTACGAGCGCGCACTCGTTGCACACGAAGTCGATACGATGAACGCCTTGTTCTGGCATACGCCGCAGACCGTGCGTTACGGCATTGCCGAAGTTCAGCATGGCGGTGAAGCGATCCGCGCGTGGCGCGCAGACTGCGAACCGGTGCCGGTCTCGCGACGGTTGCATCGCACGGTAGTGACGACGTTCGGTAGCGACTATGCGACAGTCAGCACCGAATTCACGAGCGATGCGACACCGCTGCTCGGCAGGCAGATGCAGACGTGGGCGAGACTCGGTGCCCCGCAGGAAACCGGCGCGGGCTGGAAGATCGTGGCTGCGCACGTCAGTCTGATTGCGGCTCCCGAATGA
- the pstS gene encoding phosphate ABC transporter substrate-binding protein PstS, whose translation MTDHRKKHALRLSWQQRWRPLVAAPLCVAALTLMTSSLTHAQDLTLRETGSTLLYPLFTTWVDAYTKTHPGVHITVGATGSGNGIEQVLAGKVEIGASDAYMSDVEMRQHPQVINVPLAIAAQTVNYNVAGLNATHLKLDGTVLAAIYSGAIRNWDAPQIAALNPGVKLPHQAIVPIHRAEGSGDTFVFTQFLSFATSDWENAHGYGTTIAWPSVPGSATAVGNDGMVKALQATPGSIGYVGVSFTDKLSAAQLGTAALKNGAGEFVLPSKETITAGAASLGPRTPADERLSLVFAPAPGTYPLVNYEYAIVSTKQADATTAAALRRFLLWSIVPSETNEAYLDTVHFIPLPPHTWELSQAQIQSIK comes from the coding sequence ATGACCGACCACCGTAAGAAACACGCGTTGCGCTTGTCCTGGCAACAACGCTGGCGACCACTCGTCGCGGCACCGTTGTGCGTGGCCGCGCTTACCTTGATGACAAGCTCGTTGACCCACGCGCAAGACCTCACGTTGCGCGAAACCGGCTCGACGCTGCTGTACCCGCTCTTTACGACGTGGGTCGATGCATACACGAAGACACATCCCGGCGTGCACATCACCGTGGGTGCGACCGGTTCGGGCAACGGTATCGAGCAGGTGCTGGCGGGCAAGGTGGAGATCGGCGCATCCGATGCGTACATGTCCGATGTCGAAATGCGGCAACACCCGCAAGTCATCAACGTGCCGCTCGCTATCGCGGCGCAGACGGTCAACTACAACGTGGCGGGGCTGAACGCAACGCATCTGAAGCTGGACGGCACGGTGCTCGCCGCGATCTATTCAGGTGCGATTCGCAACTGGGACGCACCGCAGATCGCGGCGCTCAATCCGGGCGTGAAATTGCCACATCAGGCGATCGTGCCGATTCATCGTGCCGAGGGATCGGGCGATACGTTTGTGTTCACGCAGTTCCTGTCGTTCGCGACGTCCGACTGGGAAAACGCTCACGGATACGGTACGACGATTGCGTGGCCGAGCGTGCCGGGTAGTGCGACGGCGGTGGGCAACGATGGCATGGTGAAGGCGTTGCAGGCGACGCCTGGGTCGATTGGGTACGTCGGTGTCAGCTTCACTGACAAACTATCGGCGGCGCAACTCGGCACTGCGGCACTCAAGAACGGTGCCGGAGAATTTGTCTTGCCGAGCAAGGAGACGATTACTGCGGGAGCTGCTTCGCTCGGTCCGCGTACGCCGGCCGATGAACGTCTGAGCCTCGTGTTTGCGCCTGCACCGGGTACGTATCCGCTCGTCAACTATGAGTACGCGATTGTGTCGACGAAGCAAGCCGACGCGACGACTGCCGCTGCGTTACGCAGATTCCTGCTGTGGTCGATCGTGCCGTCCGAAACGAATGAAGCGTACCTCGACACCGTGCACTTCATTCCGCTGCCGCCGCATACGTGGGAGTTGAGCCAGGCGCAGATCCAGTCGATCAAATAG
- a CDS encoding ABC transporter ATP-binding protein, with protein MAAIGQLPARSGAAGIEVLGASKSFGAFRALDDVSIKIAPGTIHALLGENGAGKSTLVKGLVGYGLLDEGQIVVDGREVAIASPRDAQALGIGMVYQHFTLAAGLSVEENLLLTRGSLPWTIDWKTERAALTVFMQRMPFRLPLDAPVAGLAAGEKQKLEILKQLYLQQRFLILDEPTSVLTPQEADEVLGLMRALTTRCELTVLMITHKFREVMAYADDVTVLRKGRCVGTSAVVNTGREQLANWMMGTADASSGSAPLHVPAAPERAARRPVDREAPVRLAMRDVSIDDDRGHTAVRHVTLDVRAGEILGLAGVSGNGQKELVEALVGQRHLAAGEMRIADRPYRATREEMTALRVFAIPEEPLKNACVAGMSIAENLALRDFDRAPVRRGGWRLDRAALRARAERRIHDFNVRPPVPERAIGTLSGGNVQRAVLARELGQPVDVLIVANPVFGLDFASVADIHARLLAARDAGAAVLLVSEDLDELLELADRIAVMAEGRLVFETPAEQAERAVLGQHMAGHSSEPTHTSERAAVAPQSSRASAYSGAKP; from the coding sequence ATGGCTGCCATCGGACAGTTGCCGGCGCGTTCCGGCGCCGCGGGCATCGAAGTGCTGGGTGCGTCGAAATCGTTCGGCGCGTTTCGCGCACTCGACGACGTCTCGATCAAGATCGCTCCGGGCACGATACACGCACTGCTCGGCGAAAACGGCGCAGGCAAGAGCACGCTGGTGAAGGGACTCGTCGGGTATGGGTTGCTCGACGAAGGGCAGATCGTCGTCGACGGTCGTGAGGTCGCGATTGCATCGCCGCGCGATGCGCAGGCACTTGGCATTGGCATGGTGTATCAGCACTTCACGCTTGCCGCGGGGTTGTCGGTAGAAGAGAACCTGCTGCTCACGCGCGGTAGCCTGCCGTGGACGATCGACTGGAAAACCGAGCGCGCGGCACTGACCGTGTTCATGCAACGCATGCCGTTCAGGTTGCCGCTTGATGCGCCGGTCGCAGGGTTAGCCGCGGGAGAAAAGCAGAAGCTCGAGATCTTGAAGCAGTTGTACTTGCAACAACGCTTCCTGATTCTCGACGAGCCGACCTCGGTGCTGACGCCGCAGGAAGCAGATGAAGTACTCGGCCTGATGCGCGCGTTGACGACGCGCTGCGAATTGACCGTGTTGATGATCACGCACAAGTTTCGCGAAGTGATGGCGTACGCCGACGATGTGACCGTGTTGCGCAAAGGGCGCTGCGTGGGCACCTCGGCGGTGGTGAACACTGGGCGCGAGCAACTCGCGAACTGGATGATGGGCACCGCCGATGCGTCGTCCGGCTCAGCACCGTTGCATGTGCCGGCCGCGCCAGAACGCGCCGCACGCCGACCGGTCGATCGCGAGGCACCGGTACGGCTCGCGATGCGCGATGTCTCGATCGACGACGATCGCGGCCACACAGCGGTACGACACGTCACGCTCGATGTGCGTGCCGGCGAAATTCTCGGTCTCGCGGGAGTATCGGGGAACGGACAGAAAGAACTGGTCGAAGCACTGGTCGGCCAACGGCACCTTGCAGCGGGCGAAATGCGGATCGCCGACCGGCCGTATCGCGCGACTCGCGAAGAAATGACTGCGCTGCGCGTGTTCGCGATCCCCGAAGAGCCGTTGAAAAATGCCTGCGTGGCCGGCATGAGCATTGCGGAGAACCTGGCCTTGCGCGATTTCGATCGCGCGCCGGTTCGCCGCGGCGGCTGGCGACTCGACCGCGCCGCATTGCGCGCACGCGCCGAACGCCGGATTCACGATTTCAACGTGCGGCCGCCGGTCCCCGAGCGTGCGATCGGCACGCTCTCGGGCGGCAACGTGCAGCGCGCGGTGCTGGCGCGCGAACTCGGTCAACCGGTGGACGTGTTGATCGTCGCGAATCCTGTGTTTGGTCTCGACTTCGCGTCGGTGGCCGACATTCATGCACGCTTGCTCGCAGCGCGCGATGCAGGCGCGGCGGTGTTGCTCGTTAGCGAAGATCTCGATGAGCTGCTCGAACTCGCGGACCGGATCGCGGTGATGGCGGAAGGCCGACTGGTGTTCGAAACACCGGCAGAGCAGGCCGAGCGTGCGGTGTTGGGTCAACACATGGCGGGGCACAGCAGCGAGCCAACGCATACGTCGGAGCGAGCCGCCGTGGCGCCGCAATCGTCACGTGCGTCTGCTTACTCCGGAGCTAAACCATGA
- a CDS encoding ABC transporter ATP-binding protein/permease, producing MMRSAPRPLLWLAALLAVYLCAPFLASIPQIGHADWASVDWRATWSAVGVSAASASVAALIILAGGVPLGYWLARSSSRWTALLGFVVQLPLALPPLTSGVLLLFLLGPYSWIGRVFGGMLTDSFAGIVLAETFVAAPFLIVAARSAFAAVDPVFDDVAATLGHHAGSRFFRVMLPVAWPAIRAGLALAWLRAFGEFGATVMVAYHPYSLPVYTYVVFGGQGLPAMMPLLLPTLAIALVCAALSIYSRGNRAGTLAKMDNGDEPPVIAATSATASAAPDLRLAVQLARHLGTFSLDIAWAPSTRRLAIIGPSGSGKSMALRLIAGLEPNEGGAVTLGGIDLDGQPPERRQIGYMPQDYGLFPHMTVAQQLAFPVDADTASAQYWLEHLGLAALVDRLPHQLSFGQRQRVALARALTRHNQLLLFDEPFAALDTPRRRRLQQSLRDLQREISAVTVIVTHDPDEAALLADEVLVIEHGRVLQSGPVEQVFEQPATMRVAELLGLHNVGQGVIKAPGLIEARGGFVLETADRSIPSGCEVMWRVSSHAIVPSPNGVHVGVIGAVGLRHGERYVSVNVGSVCLEFANEDDGRHESDRCQFAIDPAGVSVWRCRV from the coding sequence ATGATGCGTTCCGCGCCGCGGCCCTTGCTGTGGCTCGCCGCGCTGCTCGCGGTTTATCTGTGTGCGCCGTTTCTCGCGAGCATTCCGCAGATCGGTCACGCGGACTGGGCGAGCGTCGACTGGCGGGCGACGTGGTCGGCCGTTGGCGTGTCTGCCGCCAGTGCGAGCGTCGCGGCGCTGATCATCCTCGCGGGCGGCGTGCCGCTCGGTTACTGGCTCGCGCGATCGTCGTCGCGCTGGACGGCGTTACTCGGTTTCGTGGTGCAACTGCCGCTCGCGTTGCCGCCGCTCACGAGCGGTGTGTTGCTGCTGTTTCTGCTCGGGCCGTATAGCTGGATCGGTCGCGTGTTCGGTGGCATGTTGACCGATTCGTTTGCCGGCATTGTCCTCGCCGAGACGTTTGTTGCTGCGCCGTTCCTGATCGTGGCAGCGCGCTCGGCGTTCGCCGCGGTCGATCCCGTGTTCGACGATGTAGCGGCCACGCTTGGTCATCATGCAGGCAGCCGTTTTTTCCGCGTAATGCTCCCCGTTGCATGGCCCGCGATACGTGCCGGTCTCGCGCTTGCGTGGTTGCGTGCGTTTGGCGAATTCGGCGCGACAGTGATGGTTGCCTATCACCCGTATTCGTTGCCGGTCTACACGTACGTCGTGTTCGGCGGTCAGGGTCTGCCCGCGATGATGCCGTTGTTGTTGCCGACGTTGGCGATCGCTTTAGTGTGTGCCGCACTATCGATCTATAGTCGCGGCAATCGCGCAGGCACACTTGCAAAGATGGACAACGGCGACGAACCGCCAGTCATCGCAGCGACTTCGGCAACCGCAAGTGCTGCGCCCGATCTGCGGCTTGCTGTGCAGCTAGCCAGACACCTCGGCACGTTCAGTCTCGACATCGCGTGGGCACCATCGACACGACGACTCGCGATCATCGGTCCTTCAGGGTCGGGCAAATCGATGGCGCTGCGCCTGATCGCCGGGCTGGAGCCGAACGAGGGCGGTGCGGTGACGCTCGGCGGAATCGATCTAGATGGGCAGCCGCCCGAGCGACGGCAGATCGGTTATATGCCGCAGGACTACGGCCTGTTTCCACACATGACGGTCGCACAGCAACTCGCGTTTCCCGTCGATGCCGATACAGCGAGCGCACAGTACTGGCTCGAACATCTTGGTCTCGCTGCACTGGTCGATCGTTTGCCGCATCAGCTGTCATTCGGTCAGCGCCAGCGCGTTGCGCTCGCTCGCGCGCTGACGCGTCACAACCAGTTGCTGCTGTTCGACGAGCCGTTTGCAGCACTCGATACACCGCGGCGGCGGCGCTTACAGCAATCGTTGCGCGATCTACAGCGGGAAATCTCCGCGGTCACGGTCATCGTCACGCACGATCCCGACGAGGCTGCGCTACTCGCCGACGAAGTACTGGTAATCGAACACGGACGCGTTCTACAAAGCGGTCCAGTCGAACAGGTCTTCGAGCAACCGGCCACGATGCGCGTCGCCGAGTTGCTAGGCTTGCACAATGTCGGGCAGGGCGTGATCAAGGCGCCGGGGTTGATTGAAGCCCGCGGTGGATTCGTGCTGGAAACGGCCGATCGTTCAATCCCGTCGGGGTGTGAGGTGATGTGGCGAGTGTCGTCGCATGCAATCGTGCCATCGCCGAACGGAGTGCACGTAGGCGTGATTGGCGCGGTCGGGTTACGGCACGGCGAACGCTACGTCAGCGTGAACGTGGGCAGCGTCTGCCTTGAGTTTGCCAACGAAGATGACGGTCGGCACGAAAGCGATCGCTGCCAGTTTGCTATCGATCCAGCCGGGGTCTCGGTGTGGAGATGTCGCGTGTAG
- a CDS encoding GntR family transcriptional regulator: protein MSEHETSDTTPADAESDATNVPNAPNALAEQVYQRLKTDIFSFRLFPGDRFSENDIAQYYGVSRTPMRDGLFRLQREGYLEVGFRRGWKVAQIDFDQLDQLYDLRIVLELAALERLGAGDAPHAAIDTLKAIWCIEPEQRESDSVVMFAMDEDFHRQLVAATGNGEMLRVHNDVTERIRIVRRLDFLKPHRTSATYEEHGKMLQLIERARVAEASILLRAHITQSKLEVRKITLSMLAAARDVKFPFVS from the coding sequence ATGTCCGAACACGAGACGAGCGACACGACACCGGCAGACGCAGAGTCTGACGCGACGAATGTGCCGAACGCACCGAACGCGCTGGCCGAGCAGGTCTATCAGCGGCTGAAGACCGACATCTTCAGTTTCCGGCTATTTCCGGGCGACCGGTTCTCCGAGAACGATATCGCGCAGTATTACGGCGTGTCGCGCACACCGATGCGCGATGGGCTGTTCCGGCTGCAACGCGAGGGTTATCTGGAGGTCGGTTTTCGGCGCGGCTGGAAGGTTGCGCAGATCGACTTCGATCAGCTCGATCAGCTTTACGATCTGCGTATCGTGCTGGAACTCGCTGCGCTCGAGCGCCTCGGCGCCGGCGATGCGCCGCATGCCGCCATCGATACACTCAAGGCGATATGGTGCATCGAGCCCGAGCAGCGCGAAAGCGATTCGGTAGTGATGTTCGCGATGGATGAGGATTTTCATCGGCAACTCGTGGCGGCGACCGGTAACGGCGAAATGCTCCGGGTGCACAACGACGTGACCGAGCGGATTCGCATTGTGCGACGCCTCGATTTTCTGAAACCGCATCGCACCAGCGCAACCTACGAAGAACACGGGAAGATGCTGCAACTGATCGAACGCGCGAGGGTGGCCGAGGCCAGCATCCTGTTGCGTGCGCATATTACGCAGAGCAAGCTTGAAGTGCGCAAGATCACACTGTCGATGCTCGCAGCGGCTCGCGATGTGAAGTTTCCGTTTGTTTCGTAG
- a CDS encoding DUF302 domain-containing protein — protein sequence MSAHQTTDHGIVTVASGHSVQETVARFESLIKAKQLTLFAHIDFSGDAQREGLAMQPSQLLVFGNPRAGTPLMQTVPTAALDLPLKVLVWEDAEKHVWVSYNAAQYLQQRHGLPDDLVKPLSGVAALVSAAVSSDAI from the coding sequence ATGTCCGCTCATCAAACTACCGATCACGGAATCGTTACGGTCGCCAGCGGCCATTCGGTGCAGGAAACCGTCGCGAGGTTTGAATCGCTGATCAAGGCAAAGCAATTGACGCTGTTCGCGCACATCGACTTCAGCGGCGACGCGCAACGCGAAGGTCTTGCGATGCAACCGTCGCAGTTGCTCGTGTTCGGCAATCCGCGCGCCGGTACACCGCTCATGCAAACGGTGCCCACTGCGGCCCTCGATCTGCCGCTCAAGGTGCTGGTGTGGGAGGACGCGGAGAAACACGTCTGGGTCTCGTACAACGCGGCGCAATATCTGCAGCAGCGGCACGGCTTGCCAGATGATCTGGTGAAGCCGCTTAGCGGTGTGGCTGCGTTGGTGAGCGCTGCGGTCTCCAGCGACGCTATTTGA
- a CDS encoding cysteine hydrolase family protein, translated as MTVEIAAQPGPFAFDASHTALIVIDMQRDFIEPGGFGESLGNDVSLLAAIVPAVAELLALARTDGWTIVHTRESHAPDLSDCPPAKRLRGTPRMRIGDPGPMGRILVRGEPGNAIVDALAPAAGEIVIDKPGKGAFYVTTLDDELRAREITHLVFAGVTTEVCVQSSMREANDRGYTCLLVEDATASYFPAFKQASLEMIRSQGGIVGWTAPLAAFTMER; from the coding sequence ATGACCGTCGAAATCGCCGCACAACCGGGACCGTTCGCATTCGACGCGTCACACACCGCGTTGATCGTGATCGACATGCAGCGCGATTTCATCGAACCCGGTGGCTTTGGCGAGTCGCTCGGCAATGATGTCTCGCTGCTTGCCGCGATCGTGCCGGCCGTTGCAGAACTGCTGGCGCTCGCGCGGACCGACGGCTGGACGATCGTGCATACACGCGAGTCGCATGCGCCGGATCTGTCCGACTGTCCGCCCGCGAAGCGGCTGCGCGGCACACCACGCATGCGAATCGGCGATCCGGGACCGATGGGGCGCATTCTCGTGCGCGGCGAACCGGGCAATGCGATCGTCGACGCGCTCGCGCCGGCCGCGGGCGAAATCGTGATCGATAAGCCCGGCAAAGGCGCGTTCTATGTGACCACGCTCGACGACGAACTGCGCGCACGCGAGATCACGCATCTGGTGTTTGCGGGCGTGACGACGGAAGTGTGCGTGCAGTCCTCAATGCGTGAAGCCAACGATCGCGGCTACACCTGTCTACTCGTCGAAGACGCAACGGCAAGCTATTTTCCTGCGTTCAAACAGGCGAGTCTCGAGATGATCCGTTCGCAGGGCGGCATTGTCGGCTGGACAGCGCCGCTTGCGGCGTTCACGATGGAGCGATGA
- a CDS encoding nuclear transport factor 2 family protein, with protein MKKFVLSVAAGLLLASSAITSAFASPADESAVNDAMQRLSAAMIAGDAQQMKDATADTLSYGHSNGLVQNQTEFVTTIASGQTKYRRIDLTQSVTAVTGDTAVMRDHFAGTVESDGKVSDVNLNVLLVWQKQHGAWKLLARQAFH; from the coding sequence ATGAAAAAATTCGTGTTGTCTGTCGCAGCCGGTCTGCTGCTCGCGTCCAGCGCAATTACCAGCGCATTTGCCAGTCCCGCCGATGAAAGCGCGGTCAACGACGCGATGCAACGCTTGAGCGCAGCGATGATCGCGGGCGACGCACAACAGATGAAGGACGCGACCGCCGACACGCTATCGTACGGACACTCCAATGGACTCGTGCAGAACCAGACGGAATTCGTCACGACGATTGCGAGCGGACAGACAAAGTATCGGCGGATCGATCTGACGCAAAGCGTGACGGCCGTCACCGGTGATACCGCTGTGATGCGCGATCACTTCGCCGGTACGGTCGAGTCCGACGGCAAGGTGAGCGACGTCAACCTCAACGTCCTGCTCGTGTGGCAGAAGCAGCATGGCGCATGGAAGCTGCTGGCGCGCCAGGCATTTCATTGA
- a CDS encoding extracellular solute-binding protein: MFRKLLLSCAVLTGVLSASAHAADDTTVNVLYAGSLVNLMERSVGPAFEKETGLHFQGYAAGSNKIANEIKGKLRRGDVFISASPKVNTSLMGAANGDHVNWYVSFAESPLMIGYNPQSRFAADFKKKRWDQVLQEPGIRIGRTDPKLDPKGAFTVEMMNKAAELYHQPDLVEKTLGAPDNPEQVLPEETLVGRLQSGQLDAGFFYSTETSDLKIPAFRPAPELQAKASYTLTILSDAANAAGATRFVDFLLSEKGRALLKEHGVDVIKPVVTGDARAVPPSLQAVIDAAQ; the protein is encoded by the coding sequence ATGTTTCGCAAGCTGCTGCTGTCGTGTGCGGTGTTGACAGGTGTGTTGAGCGCGAGCGCCCACGCTGCCGACGATACAACGGTCAACGTGCTGTACGCCGGTTCGCTGGTCAACCTGATGGAGCGCAGCGTAGGTCCGGCGTTCGAGAAGGAAACCGGCCTGCACTTCCAGGGCTATGCGGCCGGCTCGAACAAGATCGCCAACGAGATCAAGGGCAAGCTGCGCCGCGGCGACGTGTTCATCAGCGCGAGCCCGAAGGTGAATACGAGCCTCATGGGTGCGGCCAACGGCGATCATGTGAACTGGTATGTGAGCTTCGCCGAATCGCCGCTGATGATCGGCTACAACCCGCAAAGCCGCTTCGCCGCCGACTTCAAGAAGAAACGCTGGGACCAGGTGCTGCAGGAACCGGGCATCCGTATCGGCCGAACCGATCCGAAGCTCGATCCAAAGGGCGCGTTTACCGTCGAGATGATGAACAAGGCGGCCGAGCTTTATCATCAGCCGGATCTCGTCGAGAAGACGCTTGGAGCGCCCGACAACCCCGAGCAGGTACTGCCCGAAGAGACGCTCGTTGGACGTTTGCAATCGGGCCAGCTCGATGCAGGGTTTTTCTATTCGACCGAAACATCGGACCTGAAAATTCCCGCCTTCCGTCCCGCGCCTGAACTGCAGGCCAAGGCCAGCTATACGCTGACCATCTTGAGCGATGCGGCGAATGCCGCCGGCGCGACGCGCTTCGTCGATTTTCTGTTGAGCGAGAAAGGGCGTGCGTTGCTGAAGGAACATGGCGTCGACGTGATCAAGCCGGTGGTGACCGGCGATGCGCGCGCCGTGCCGCCGTCGTTGCAGGCCGTGATCGACGCGGCGCAATGA